In one Mycobacteroides chelonae genomic region, the following are encoded:
- a CDS encoding SDR family NAD(P)-dependent oxidoreductase: MTSGSAQRNSLVVVTGGGSGIGRETALAFARQAARVVVADINLDTANETVGLVEKLGGTAHPYALDVSDENAVTAFADEVCATHGVPDVLINNAGIGQAGRFFDTPSADFQRVLNINLNGVVYGCRAFGPRMAERKSGHIVNISSAAAYTPIPEMGAYATSKAAVFMFSDVLRGELARAKVKVSTICPGIVNTNIIRTTQFSGLSAEDQAKRQRQGAGLYAKRGYGPEKVAKGIVNAVLKGKSVVPVTPEAHMQYHLSRLAPALNRLFWGSLGNKLNK, translated from the coding sequence ATGACATCCGGCAGTGCACAGCGCAACAGCCTGGTGGTGGTGACCGGCGGCGGAAGCGGCATCGGCCGCGAGACCGCGTTGGCCTTCGCCCGCCAGGCGGCCCGTGTCGTTGTCGCCGATATCAACCTCGACACCGCGAACGAGACCGTCGGGCTCGTGGAGAAATTAGGCGGCACCGCCCACCCTTATGCCCTGGATGTGTCCGACGAGAACGCCGTGACCGCATTCGCCGACGAAGTCTGCGCCACGCACGGAGTGCCGGACGTCCTGATCAACAACGCCGGCATCGGCCAGGCCGGACGATTCTTCGATACGCCGTCTGCGGACTTCCAGCGCGTGCTCAACATCAATCTCAATGGAGTCGTGTACGGCTGCCGCGCGTTCGGCCCTCGAATGGCTGAGCGCAAGAGCGGGCACATCGTCAACATCTCCAGTGCCGCCGCGTACACGCCGATCCCCGAGATGGGCGCCTACGCCACCAGCAAGGCCGCCGTGTTCATGTTCTCCGACGTGCTGCGCGGCGAGCTCGCTCGCGCGAAGGTCAAGGTCAGCACCATCTGCCCGGGCATCGTCAACACGAACATCATTCGCACCACTCAGTTTTCCGGTCTGTCGGCCGAGGACCAGGCCAAGCGCCAGCGGCAGGGCGCGGGACTGTACGCCAAACGCGGCTACGGCCCGGAGAAGGTGGCCAAGGGCATCGTGAATGCCGTCCTCAAAGGCAAGTCGGTCGTCCCGGTCACTCCGGAAGCACACATGCAATACCACCTCAGCCGCCTGGCCCCGGCGCTGAACCGGCTCTTCTGGGGCAGCCTTGGCAACAAACTCAACAAATAG
- a CDS encoding helix-turn-helix domain-containing protein, producing the protein MVRQPLTAEQLAAGKRLGVLLRSARGDRPLDDVARASGISPETLRKIETGRLPTPAFGAVVQLAVALRLDLNDIAAAWQEEAKIGAAS; encoded by the coding sequence ATGGTTCGGCAGCCGCTCACCGCAGAACAACTCGCCGCGGGGAAGCGTCTGGGTGTGCTGTTGCGCTCCGCTCGGGGCGATCGACCGCTGGACGATGTCGCCCGCGCGTCCGGAATCTCTCCGGAAACCCTGCGCAAGATTGAAACCGGGCGGCTCCCGACACCCGCTTTCGGTGCCGTCGTGCAGCTGGCCGTCGCATTGCGTCTCGACCTCAACGACATCGCGGCGGCCTGGCAGGAAGAGGCCAAGATCGGCGCCGCGTCGTAG
- the gltB gene encoding glutamate synthase large subunit produces the protein MPHPATGLYNPAYEHDACGVAMVVDMHGRRSRDIVDKAITALLNLEHRGAAGAEPNSGDGAGIMLQIPDKFFRAVVDFELPAEGSYASGIAFLPQGSKDAAAACEAVDKIVEAEGLTVLGWREVPHDDSSLGALARDAMPTFRQLFISGASGIDLERRVYVVRKRIEHELGNQGSGRGSLGEETVYFPSLSGRTFVYKGMLTTPQLRAFYLDLQDERVESALGIVHSRFSTNTFPSWPLAHPYRRVAHNGEINTVAGNENWMRAREALIKTDAFGDPAQLDKIFPICTRGASDTARFDEALELLHLGGRPLHHAVLMMIPEAWERHESMDPQRRAFYEYHASLMEPWDGPASVCFTDGTIVGAVLDRNGLRPSRVWVTNDGLVVMASEAGVLDLDPSTVVQRTRLQPGRMFLVDTTQGRIVSDEEVKAELAAAEPYQKWIDEGLVRLEQLPDRPHQHMPHNRIVLRQQVFGYTYEEINLLVAPMARTGAEALGSMGTDTPIAVLSNRSRMLFDYFQQLFAQVTNPPLDAIREEVVTSLGGVIGPEGDLLNPTAESCHQILLPQPVLHNDELDKLIHLDPSDEVNGRPHGFSSRVIRCLYPVAEGGAGLRTALESVRAEVSAAIAGGAQVIILSDRESDDQMAPIPSLLAVAAVHHHLVRERSRTKVGLVVEAGDAREVHHVAALVGFGAAAVNPYMAFESIEDLIDRGMISGVERDKAIRNYIKAAGKGVLKVMSKMGISTLASYTGAQLFQAIGLSPELLNEYFTGLACPTGGIGLDEIAADVASRHHLAFLERPEEWAHRELEVGGEYQWRREGEYHLFNPDTVFKLQHSTRTGQYSVFKEYTQLVDDQSERMASLRGLLKFKSSEDTGRAPVPLDEVEPASEIVKRFSTGAMSFGSISAEAHETLAIAMNRLGARSNSGEGGEDPRRFTPDENGDWRRSAIKQVASGRFGVTSHYLSNCTDIQIKMAQGAKPGEGGQLPAHKVYPWVAEVRHSTPGVGLISPPPHHDIYSIEDLAQLIHDLKNSNPQARIHVKLVSENGVGTVATGVSKAHADVVLISGHDGGTGATPLTSMKHAGAPWELGLAETQQTLLLNGLRDRIVVQVDGQLKTGRDVMIAMLLGGEEFGFATAPLVVSGCIMMRVCHLDTCPVGVATQNPVLRQRFNGKPEFVENFFLFIAEEVRELMAELGFRTVNEAVGQVGALDTEKAIAHWKASKIDLTPVLTEPESAFMNQDLYCSGSQDHGLEKALDQQLIVMSREALDRGTPVKFETLITNVNRTVGTMLGHEVTKAYGGEGLPDDTIDITFTGSAGNSFGAFVPRGITLRLFGDANDYVGKGLSGGHIAVRPSREAPADFEAEKNIIGGNVILFGATSGEAFLNGLVGERFAVRNSGASAVVEGVGDHGCEYMTGGTVVVLGPTGRNFAAGMSGGVAYVYDPAKQLVDNLNDEMVDVDALDPDDEQVLRSLIEKHVAATDSAVGQRILADWSGQSDSFVKVMPRDYRRVLEAIADAELTGGDVNEAIMAAARG, from the coding sequence ATGCCACACCCCGCGACCGGGCTCTACAACCCGGCCTACGAGCACGATGCGTGCGGTGTCGCCATGGTCGTGGATATGCACGGCCGGCGCAGCCGCGACATTGTGGACAAGGCCATCACCGCACTGCTGAACCTGGAGCACCGTGGTGCCGCGGGAGCCGAGCCCAATAGCGGTGACGGCGCCGGAATCATGCTGCAGATCCCGGACAAGTTCTTCCGCGCTGTCGTGGACTTCGAACTGCCCGCCGAGGGCAGCTACGCCTCGGGTATCGCGTTTCTGCCCCAGGGATCCAAGGACGCGGCGGCGGCGTGCGAGGCCGTCGACAAGATCGTCGAGGCAGAGGGTTTGACCGTTCTGGGCTGGCGTGAGGTTCCGCACGACGACTCATCGCTGGGCGCCCTCGCCCGCGACGCCATGCCCACCTTCCGGCAGCTGTTCATCTCCGGTGCCTCCGGTATCGACCTGGAGCGGCGCGTCTACGTGGTGCGCAAGCGCATCGAGCACGAGCTGGGCAACCAGGGATCGGGCCGCGGCAGCCTTGGCGAGGAAACCGTCTATTTCCCAAGCCTTTCCGGCCGCACCTTCGTCTACAAGGGCATGCTGACCACTCCGCAGCTGCGGGCGTTCTACCTCGATCTGCAGGACGAACGCGTCGAGAGCGCGCTGGGCATCGTGCATTCGCGCTTCTCCACCAATACCTTCCCGTCCTGGCCCCTGGCGCACCCCTACCGCCGGGTGGCGCACAACGGTGAGATCAACACCGTCGCGGGTAACGAGAACTGGATGCGGGCCCGTGAGGCGCTCATCAAGACCGATGCGTTCGGCGATCCTGCCCAGCTCGACAAGATCTTCCCCATCTGTACGCGCGGTGCCTCGGACACGGCGCGGTTCGACGAGGCACTGGAACTGCTGCACCTGGGTGGCCGCCCCCTGCACCATGCGGTGCTGATGATGATCCCCGAGGCGTGGGAGCGGCACGAGTCCATGGACCCGCAGCGCCGCGCGTTCTACGAGTACCACGCATCCCTCATGGAGCCCTGGGACGGGCCGGCCTCGGTCTGCTTCACCGACGGCACCATTGTCGGCGCCGTGCTCGACCGCAACGGCCTACGGCCGTCCCGTGTTTGGGTGACCAACGACGGACTGGTCGTGATGGCCTCCGAGGCCGGCGTGCTGGATCTGGACCCGTCCACCGTCGTGCAGCGCACCCGCCTGCAGCCCGGCCGCATGTTCCTGGTGGACACCACCCAGGGCCGCATCGTCTCCGATGAAGAGGTCAAGGCCGAACTCGCCGCCGCGGAGCCGTACCAGAAGTGGATCGACGAGGGCCTGGTGCGCCTGGAGCAGCTGCCAGACCGGCCGCACCAGCACATGCCGCACAACCGGATCGTGTTGCGCCAGCAGGTATTCGGCTACACCTATGAGGAGATCAACCTCCTGGTGGCACCGATGGCCCGCACCGGCGCCGAGGCACTCGGCTCAATGGGCACCGATACCCCGATTGCGGTGCTGTCCAACCGGTCCCGGATGCTGTTCGACTACTTCCAGCAGCTTTTCGCGCAGGTCACCAATCCCCCGCTGGACGCCATCCGCGAGGAGGTCGTGACGAGCCTCGGCGGTGTGATTGGTCCCGAGGGCGATCTGTTGAACCCGACCGCCGAGTCGTGCCACCAGATCCTGCTGCCGCAGCCGGTGTTGCACAACGACGAGCTGGACAAGCTCATCCACCTCGACCCTTCGGACGAGGTCAACGGGCGTCCGCATGGTTTCTCCAGTCGCGTGATTCGCTGCCTGTACCCGGTTGCCGAGGGTGGTGCGGGACTACGGACCGCCCTGGAGTCGGTGCGTGCGGAGGTCTCCGCGGCCATCGCGGGCGGCGCCCAGGTGATCATCTTGTCGGATCGCGAGTCGGACGATCAGATGGCGCCAATCCCTTCACTGTTGGCTGTTGCCGCGGTGCACCACCACCTCGTTCGCGAGCGGTCCCGCACCAAGGTCGGTCTGGTGGTCGAGGCCGGAGACGCCCGCGAGGTGCACCATGTGGCGGCACTGGTCGGTTTCGGTGCGGCCGCCGTCAACCCCTACATGGCCTTCGAGTCCATCGAAGATCTGATCGACCGCGGCATGATCTCGGGTGTGGAGCGCGACAAGGCGATCCGCAACTACATCAAGGCCGCGGGCAAGGGCGTGCTCAAGGTCATGTCCAAGATGGGCATCTCCACCCTGGCCTCCTACACGGGTGCCCAGCTCTTCCAGGCCATCGGCCTGTCACCGGAGCTGCTGAACGAGTACTTCACCGGATTGGCTTGTCCCACAGGCGGTATCGGTCTGGACGAGATCGCCGCCGACGTTGCCTCCCGCCACCACCTGGCCTTCTTGGAGCGCCCCGAAGAATGGGCGCACCGGGAGCTCGAGGTCGGTGGTGAGTACCAGTGGCGGCGTGAGGGCGAGTACCACCTGTTCAACCCCGACACGGTGTTCAAGCTGCAGCACTCCACCCGGACCGGCCAGTACTCGGTCTTCAAGGAGTACACCCAGTTGGTCGACGACCAGAGCGAGCGGATGGCTTCGCTGCGCGGTCTGCTGAAGTTCAAGTCCTCCGAAGACACTGGGCGCGCGCCGGTTCCGCTGGACGAGGTGGAGCCCGCCAGCGAGATCGTGAAGCGTTTCTCGACCGGTGCGATGAGCTTCGGCTCCATCTCTGCCGAGGCGCACGAGACCCTGGCGATCGCGATGAACCGCCTCGGTGCTCGATCGAACTCCGGTGAGGGCGGCGAGGATCCGCGTCGATTCACGCCCGATGAGAATGGCGACTGGCGACGCAGTGCCATCAAGCAGGTGGCCTCCGGCCGGTTCGGTGTGACTTCGCACTACCTGAGCAACTGCACCGACATCCAGATCAAGATGGCGCAGGGCGCCAAGCCCGGCGAGGGTGGCCAGCTGCCCGCGCACAAGGTCTACCCATGGGTGGCCGAGGTGCGGCACTCCACACCCGGCGTGGGACTCATCTCCCCGCCGCCACACCACGACATCTACTCGATCGAGGACCTGGCGCAGCTGATCCACGATCTGAAGAACTCCAACCCGCAGGCGCGTATCCACGTGAAGCTGGTGTCGGAGAACGGTGTTGGCACGGTTGCCACGGGTGTTTCGAAGGCCCACGCCGATGTGGTGCTCATCTCGGGGCATGACGGCGGCACCGGTGCCACCCCGCTGACCTCCATGAAGCACGCGGGTGCGCCGTGGGAGCTGGGTCTGGCCGAGACACAGCAGACGTTGTTGCTCAACGGTCTACGTGACCGCATCGTCGTGCAGGTCGACGGCCAGCTCAAGACCGGTCGCGACGTGATGATCGCCATGCTGCTGGGCGGCGAGGAGTTCGGTTTCGCGACCGCTCCCCTGGTCGTCTCGGGCTGCATCATGATGCGCGTCTGCCACCTGGACACTTGCCCGGTTGGTGTGGCCACGCAAAACCCCGTGCTGCGCCAGCGGTTCAACGGCAAGCCGGAGTTCGTGGAGAACTTCTTCCTGTTCATCGCCGAGGAAGTCCGGGAACTGATGGCCGAGCTCGGTTTCCGCACCGTCAACGAGGCCGTCGGCCAGGTTGGCGCGCTGGACACCGAGAAGGCGATCGCACACTGGAAGGCCAGCAAGATCGATCTGACCCCGGTGCTGACGGAGCCGGAGTCGGCGTTCATGAACCAGGACCTGTACTGCAGTGGGTCGCAGGACCATGGCCTGGAGAAGGCGCTGGACCAGCAGCTGATCGTGATGAGCCGAGAGGCCCTCGATCGCGGTACTCCGGTGAAGTTCGAGACGCTGATCACCAACGTCAACCGGACTGTCGGCACCATGCTTGGGCACGAGGTCACCAAGGCCTATGGCGGCGAGGGACTTCCGGACGACACCATCGACATCACCTTCACCGGCTCGGCGGGGAACAGCTTCGGCGCGTTCGTGCCGCGTGGCATCACGTTGCGGTTGTTCGGCGATGCCAACGACTACGTGGGCAAGGGACTGTCCGGCGGGCACATCGCGGTGCGCCCCTCCCGCGAGGCACCGGCAGACTTTGAGGCCGAGAAGAACATCATCGGCGGAAACGTCATTCTGTTCGGCGCCACCAGCGGTGAGGCCTTCCTCAACGGATTGGTGGGCGAGCGGTTCGCCGTGCGCAACTCGGGTGCATCCGCTGTCGTCGAAGGCGTGGGCGATCACGGCTGCGAGTACATGACCGGCGGCACCGTGGTGGTGCTCGGCCCGACCGGGCGCAACTTCGCCGCGGGGATGTCCGGCGGTGTGGCCTATGTGTACGACCCGGCCAAACAGCTGGTGGACAACCTCAACGACGAGATGGTCGATGTGGACGCGCTGGATCCTGACGATGAGCAGGTGCTGCGCAGCCTGATCGAAAAGCACGTAGCGGCGACCGACTCTGCTGTCGGACAACGTATTCTGGCCGACTGGAGCGGCCAAAGCGACTCCTTCGTCAAGGTGATGCCTCGCGACTACCGTCGCGTGCTGGAGGCCATTGCCGACGCGGAGCTGACCGGAGGCGATGTGAACGAGGCGATCATGGCGGCAGCTCGTGGGTGA
- the map gene encoding type I methionyl aminopeptidase: MIELKSPAEIAHMRVTGEFVASVLSELSAIAAPGINLLHLEQRARAMVTERGAVSCYWDYSPSFGRGPFRNVICLSVNDAVLHGLPHDYVLADGDLLSMDFAVSIDGWVADSAVSVIVGTPDPEDVRLIDTTRAALDAAIAAAQPGNRLGDISAAVAAVAEGGGYRINTDFGGHGLGRTMHEDPHVPNKGTAGRGMTLKPGLTLALEPWFGRGTHRLTVDPDGWTLRLADGSRGAHSEHTIAITEDGPQVLTLRS, translated from the coding sequence GTGATCGAGTTGAAATCGCCCGCAGAGATCGCGCACATGCGGGTGACCGGCGAGTTTGTCGCCTCGGTGCTCTCCGAGCTGTCGGCTATCGCCGCGCCTGGCATCAATCTGCTGCACCTGGAGCAGCGGGCGCGCGCAATGGTCACAGAACGCGGCGCGGTTTCCTGCTACTGGGATTACTCCCCCTCGTTCGGGCGCGGCCCCTTCCGTAATGTCATCTGCCTGTCGGTGAATGACGCAGTACTGCACGGGCTTCCACACGATTACGTGCTGGCCGACGGCGACCTGCTGAGCATGGACTTCGCGGTGAGTATCGACGGCTGGGTGGCCGATTCTGCGGTGAGCGTCATCGTCGGCACCCCGGATCCCGAGGACGTACGACTGATCGACACCACCCGCGCCGCCCTGGATGCGGCCATCGCGGCCGCTCAGCCGGGTAACCGGCTCGGCGATATCTCCGCAGCCGTCGCCGCGGTGGCCGAAGGTGGCGGGTATCGGATCAACACCGATTTCGGCGGGCACGGGCTGGGGCGGACCATGCATGAGGACCCCCATGTTCCGAACAAGGGGACGGCTGGGCGGGGAATGACCTTGAAGCCGGGCCTGACGCTCGCACTGGAGCCATGGTTCGGCCGGGGAACCCATCGGCTGACCGTCGATCCAGACGGTTGGACGCTCCGGCTGGCCGACGGGTCTCGGGGCGCGCATTCCGAGCACACCATCGCGATCACCGAGGACGGGCCACAGGTGCTCACGCTACGGAGTTAG
- a CDS encoding metal-dependent hydrolase: protein MARNTTEATGLHVVPTEPGEVVLRPRNVQFDTSHTPLHWIPNEPIVSHFISAFNLLLPEGERAFVDTFTRALPYVKDDKIREAMIGFMGQEAVHAETHSKVLGDFLEKNGINVAPAITQIEYITHMLERTNELRSEKLRYRVMVEKLALIAGIEHFTAVLGDWVLNHPFEKFNADAEMVDLFRWHGAEEVEHRSVAYDVARYFQIRRGHMMLTFVLATMLLVGVMLRYTKFLVRQDPSLPNYGVFGVLRQMNKAMKRGAFLRWRELAKSAMEFMRPGFSPDQVGSTAQAVAYLSTSPAAKAAAGY, encoded by the coding sequence ATGGCGCGCAACACAACTGAGGCCACCGGCCTGCACGTCGTACCCACAGAGCCCGGCGAGGTAGTGCTCCGGCCGCGCAATGTCCAGTTCGACACCAGCCACACGCCGCTGCACTGGATCCCCAACGAGCCCATCGTCTCGCATTTCATCTCGGCCTTCAATCTCCTTCTGCCGGAGGGTGAGCGGGCATTCGTCGACACCTTCACCCGCGCGTTGCCGTATGTGAAGGACGACAAGATCCGCGAGGCGATGATCGGATTCATGGGCCAGGAGGCCGTGCACGCCGAGACCCACAGCAAGGTGCTGGGCGACTTCCTGGAGAAGAACGGCATCAACGTCGCGCCCGCGATCACCCAGATCGAATACATCACGCACATGCTGGAGCGCACCAACGAGCTGCGCAGCGAGAAGCTCCGGTACCGCGTGATGGTGGAGAAGCTAGCCCTCATCGCCGGTATCGAACACTTCACCGCCGTGCTCGGCGACTGGGTGCTCAACCACCCCTTCGAGAAGTTCAACGCCGACGCGGAGATGGTTGACCTGTTCCGCTGGCACGGCGCCGAAGAGGTCGAGCACCGCAGCGTCGCGTACGACGTGGCCCGGTACTTCCAGATCCGCCGCGGGCACATGATGCTGACCTTCGTGCTGGCCACCATGCTGCTGGTGGGCGTGATGCTGCGCTACACCAAGTTCTTGGTGCGGCAGGACCCGTCGCTGCCCAACTACGGCGTCTTCGGCGTGCTGCGGCAGATGAACAAGGCCATGAAGCGGGGAGCGTTCTTGCGGTGGCGCGAGCTGGCCAAGTCGGCCATGGAATTCATGCGTCCCGGCTTCTCACCCGACCAGGTGGGCAGCACGGCGCAGGCGGTGGCATACCTGAGTACGTCACCCGCCGCGAAGGCCGCGGCCGGCTACTGA
- a CDS encoding glutamate synthase subunit beta, whose amino-acid sequence MGDPSGFLTHTTRELPKRRPVPLRLLDWKEVYEDFEHTALQTQASRCMDCGIPFCHKGCPLGNLIPEWNDMVYRGNWREAIERLHATNNFPEFTGRLCPAPCEASCVLGINQDPVTIKQVEVELIDNAFENDWVKPIPSEVKTGKKVAVVGSGPAGLAAAQQLTRAGHDVTVYERADRIGGLLRYGIPEFKMEKRHIDRRLDQMRSEGTVFEAGVNVGVDITADELRAKFDAVVLAGGATAWRDLPVPGRELEGIYQAMEYLPWANKVQLGDDVVDEDGQPPITAKGKRVIIIGGGDTGADCLGTAHRQGATSVQQFEIMPKPPELRSERDPWPTYPTLFRVASAHEEGGERIYAVNTERFLGEDGKVTGLRAHEVVFNAGKFEKVEGSDFELEADIVFLAMGFVGPEKPGLLENLGVELTDRGNVARDGAYATSVDGVFVAGDMGRGQSLIVWAIAEGRSAAAAVDEYLTGETALPAPIKPTAAPQR is encoded by the coding sequence GTGGGTGACCCAAGCGGCTTTCTGACTCACACCACCCGCGAACTGCCGAAGCGGCGTCCCGTGCCATTGCGGCTGCTCGACTGGAAAGAGGTCTACGAAGACTTCGAGCACACGGCCCTGCAGACGCAGGCGTCGCGATGCATGGACTGTGGAATTCCGTTCTGCCACAAGGGTTGCCCGCTGGGTAACTTGATTCCCGAGTGGAACGACATGGTGTACCGCGGAAACTGGCGTGAGGCCATCGAGCGGCTGCACGCCACCAACAACTTCCCGGAATTCACCGGCCGGCTCTGCCCCGCGCCCTGTGAGGCGTCGTGTGTACTGGGCATCAACCAGGACCCGGTGACCATCAAGCAGGTCGAGGTGGAACTGATCGACAACGCCTTCGAAAACGACTGGGTCAAGCCCATTCCGTCCGAGGTGAAGACCGGCAAGAAGGTCGCGGTGGTCGGTTCGGGTCCAGCTGGTTTGGCTGCGGCGCAGCAACTTACGCGCGCCGGTCATGATGTCACCGTGTATGAGCGGGCCGACCGCATCGGCGGTCTGCTGCGGTACGGCATTCCCGAGTTCAAGATGGAAAAGCGCCACATCGACCGGCGGTTGGACCAGATGCGGTCCGAGGGCACGGTTTTCGAGGCCGGAGTGAACGTCGGTGTCGACATCACCGCCGACGAGCTGCGCGCGAAATTCGATGCCGTGGTGCTCGCGGGCGGGGCGACCGCCTGGCGTGACCTTCCGGTTCCGGGACGCGAACTCGAGGGCATCTACCAGGCCATGGAATACCTGCCCTGGGCCAACAAGGTGCAGCTGGGCGACGACGTCGTGGACGAGGACGGGCAGCCCCCGATCACCGCAAAGGGCAAGCGCGTCATCATCATTGGTGGTGGTGACACCGGAGCTGATTGCCTGGGCACCGCGCACCGCCAGGGCGCGACAAGCGTCCAGCAGTTCGAGATCATGCCCAAGCCGCCGGAGCTCCGTTCCGAGCGCGACCCGTGGCCGACGTACCCGACGCTGTTCCGGGTGGCCTCCGCGCACGAAGAGGGCGGCGAGCGGATCTACGCCGTCAACACCGAGCGGTTCCTCGGCGAGGACGGCAAGGTGACCGGCTTGCGAGCCCACGAGGTCGTCTTCAACGCCGGAAAGTTCGAGAAGGTCGAGGGCTCGGACTTCGAGCTGGAGGCCGACATCGTCTTCCTGGCAATGGGATTCGTGGGTCCGGAGAAGCCGGGCCTGCTGGAGAACCTGGGCGTGGAACTCACCGACCGCGGCAATGTGGCGCGTGATGGCGCGTATGCGACGTCGGTGGACGGCGTGTTCGTGGCCGGCGATATGGGCCGGGGCCAGTCGCTGATTGTGTGGGCGATTGCCGAGGGCCGTTCCGCCGCTGCCGCGGTGGACGAGTACCTGACCGGTGAGACGGCGCTGCCCGCGCCAATCAAGCCGACTGCCGCACCACAGCGCTGA
- a CDS encoding PDR/VanB family oxidoreductase, with protein sequence MFDRFRRTPQPTPKRKRPSLPPTLYGTLPVSPTIALGSVLFPVAVRAIGALLILKKPPENHVDRTLTLVVKDRWIEAKDQDVASLVLAAPDGERLPPWHPGAHLDLLLPSGRMRQYSLCGDVSDPYHYRIAVRRIPEGGGGSIEVHDALQIGATVSILGPRNAFPLAMTQPGPRKLHFVAGGIGITPILSMIAFAEQLGKPWTMVYTGRNRDSLPFLNELKRFGDRVIVRTDDQSGLPTANDLLPEVGENDAVYCCGPAPMLAVLQRRLLEMPSVELHFERFAAAPVVDGHPFEVQLGPGGPVLEVPADRTALDVIKKKLPHVAYSCQQGFCGTCRVNVLAGTVDHRDQILTESQRDEGQILTCVSRGEGRLVLDLPAE encoded by the coding sequence ATGTTCGATCGCTTTCGCCGCACTCCGCAGCCCACTCCCAAGCGCAAACGGCCTTCGCTGCCGCCCACGCTGTACGGCACCCTGCCGGTGTCGCCCACGATCGCACTCGGCAGCGTGCTGTTCCCAGTCGCGGTCCGGGCCATCGGCGCCCTGCTGATTCTCAAGAAACCGCCCGAGAACCACGTCGACCGCACGCTGACGCTGGTGGTGAAGGACCGCTGGATCGAGGCGAAGGATCAGGACGTCGCCAGCCTGGTGCTCGCCGCACCCGACGGCGAACGCCTTCCGCCGTGGCATCCCGGCGCACACCTGGATCTACTGCTGCCGTCGGGCCGGATGCGGCAGTACTCACTGTGCGGCGACGTCTCCGACCCGTACCACTACCGCATCGCCGTGCGTCGTATCCCCGAGGGCGGCGGTGGCTCCATCGAGGTGCATGACGCGCTTCAGATCGGCGCCACCGTGTCGATCCTCGGACCGCGCAACGCCTTCCCGCTCGCGATGACCCAGCCCGGGCCGCGCAAGCTGCACTTCGTGGCCGGCGGCATCGGCATCACACCGATCCTGTCCATGATCGCCTTCGCCGAGCAGCTGGGTAAGCCATGGACCATGGTGTACACCGGCCGGAACCGCGATTCGCTCCCGTTCCTCAATGAGCTCAAACGCTTTGGTGATCGGGTCATCGTGCGGACCGACGATCAGTCGGGTCTGCCGACCGCCAATGACCTGCTGCCCGAGGTGGGCGAGAACGACGCGGTGTACTGCTGTGGCCCCGCACCGATGCTCGCCGTCCTGCAGCGGCGCCTACTCGAAATGCCGTCGGTGGAACTGCATTTCGAGCGATTTGCCGCCGCACCCGTGGTGGATGGTCATCCCTTCGAGGTACAGCTGGGCCCCGGTGGGCCGGTGCTCGAGGTGCCCGCCGATCGCACGGCGCTGGACGTCATCAAGAAGAAGCTGCCCCATGTGGCGTATTCATGCCAGCAGGGTTTCTGCGGTACCTGCAGAGTGAACGTGCTGGCAGGCACCGTCGACCATCGGGACCAGATCCTCACCGAATCCCAGCGAGACGAGGGACAGATCCTGACCTGCGTATCGCGCGGGGAAGGGCGCCTGGTTCTGGATCTGCCCGCCGAGTAA